CCGGCAGGTAGCCGAGGTTGCGTTTGGCTTGCAGGGGTTGTTCCAGCAGGTCGATGCCGTCGATCAGCACGCGCCCGCCATGGGGCGCCAGGTTGCCGGTGAGCATGCGCATAGAGGTGGATTTGCCCGCCCCGTTGGGGCCGAGAAAGCCCAGGATATCGCCCCGGCACAGCTCAATATCCAGCCCGGCAACGGCCAGGTGGCTGCCGTAGCGGCGTTCCAGTTGGGTGGCGTGGATCAGGCTTTGCATGATGGTCGATTGGAAGGGATTTTTATCCCTGAGTTCCCAGATATCGGGCTGTTTGAATCGCGGGCAAGCCCGCTCCCACCAGCAAGCCCACTCCCACCAGCAGGCCCGCTTCCGCCTGTTGGGCCTTTACAGACAGCATTTTTTGTATTTCTTGCCGCTGCCGCAGGGGCAGGGGTCGTTGCGGCCTACCTTGGGTTTGGTGATGGCCTGTTCCATGTGCGCTACCAGCCTTTCTCCGGTGAAGTGCTGATAGATGATCTCGGCCGCTGAATCTATGGAACTGAGCACTTGTTCGGCGTCCTCGTAGGGGATCTGCTCGGGTCCTGGGGCCTGCTCTGCCCAGAACAGGGCCATGGGTTGGCTGTGGAGGCGGAGTATCTCGGCATTGCTTGGGTCGAGTTCGGGCCAGATCTCCAGGCCCTTTTTGTAGCCCCGGCACCAGACCCTGGGTACCCCCCAGGGGTCTTGGTCCAGGTGCCCCTCGTAGAGGGCCTCGTCGATGCCGATGCGGTCCATGCCGGGTTCAACCCAATCGTAGAGGAAGAGCGCCAGCTCCACCAGTTTGCGCAGATCATCCTTGTCCATGCCCGTGGGGTACTGCCCCGGTGCACCCCAGAGCATGTATATCCATGCCTGGGGGGCGAAAAAACAGGGGGCCGAGCGGATGGCGTAGAGAAAGCCTTGCAGCTCCAGCAGGCTGTTGATCGCCTGGGGGCTGTCGAACTGCTCCAGATAGCCGCGTATCTCCATCAGCTCTTCCCAGGGCAGGTCATCGTCCGCGTCGATCAGTTCGTCGGCAAAGTCCGGGTAGGGGCTTTCACGCCATTGGCGCACCCCCATTTCGATCTCCACCTGCTCCAGGTCACCGCAGAATTCGTAGTTGACCGCTCCCTCCTGGAAGCGGCGGGTAATGACTCCCAAGGCATCAACCGCGCCCAGTTCAGCCAGGGAGGCCACTACATGGCTGTTGAACAGGGGGTCGCTGGCCTGGCTGGAGTCCAGGTAGTTGGTCAGCTGCCGCACCACCCGTGGGTACAGGTCTGACTGATGACGGCCCAACATGGCCAGGGTGGTCACCGCAATCGTCCTTTGTATCATCTGTTTCGGGTCTTCCTTCCAGAGCAGGTGCAGCAGGTGCTCTATCAGGGGTTCGCCGAACAGGGTCAGGCCTTCGATCATGAAGTCTTCAAACAGCCAGGTATCCAGGTAGGCATCCAGGTGCTCCAGCAGGGGCGGGATGGATTCGGGGCAGCCCAGCCGCGCGAGCACGAACAGGGCATGGGCCGGTGCCAGGTCTTCGTCCCCTTGCGCGGTCAGCTCCCCGGCCTGGCTTACCAGGTCGAGCAGGTCAGGCACATCGGCGCAGCTGAAGCCGTAGGCCTGATAGTCGATCTCGGTCGAGGGTCTTGCTTTCTCGCCAAGTTCAAGCAGGGCCCGGATCTTGCCGGATATCGTCATCTTGTTGCCTTTTCTCTAGGTGGCTGTGGCCTGCGGGCGGACGCCACGGCCTAACGCAGGATGGAGCCGAGGATACCGCGCACTATCTTGTTGCCGATCTGGCGGCCGATGCTGCTGGACAGGGAGCGGACCAGGCTCTTGCCGATGGCCTCGCCAAAGCCCTGTCGGCTGGGGGCGCGGCGGCCCTGGCCCGGTTCGGCGGCGCTCTGGGCGTCGCGTTGGGCGGCGGCCTGGGCCTCATGCTCGGCCCGTTGCATGAGGATCTCGTGGGCCGATTCACGGTCTATGTCCTGATCGTAACGGCCCTTCAGCGGTGAGCGTTCCAGGGTCTGCGCCCGCTCCGCCGGGGTCAGGGGGCCGATGCGCGATTCCGGTGGCCGTACCAGTATGCGCTGCACCTGGCTGGGCGCGCCCTGCTCGTCCAGTACCGAGACCAGGGCCTCGCCGGTGGCCAGTTCGGTGATCACCTGTTCGCTGTCCAGCTCGGGGTTGGGGCGGAAGGTCTCGGCCACGCTGCGCACCGCCTTGCGGTCACGCGGGGTGAAGGCGCGCAGGGCGTGTTGCACCCGCGCACCGAGCTGACCGAGGATATCGGCCGGCACATCCAGCGGGCTCTGACTGATGAAGAATATCCCCACGCCCTTGGAGCGGATCAGCCGCACCGCTTGTTCGACCTTGTCCAGCAGGGCGCGCGGGGCGCGGTCGAACAGCAGATGGGCCTCATCGAAGAACAGCACCAGCCTGGGCTTGTCCGGGTCGCCCACCTCGGGCAGGGTCTCGAACAGCTCGGACAACAGCCAGAGCAGGTAGGTGGCGTAGAGCCGGGGGGATTTGTTCATCAGGTCGGTGACATCCAGCACGCTGATAACGCCGCGGCCGGAGAAGTCGGTGATCATCAAGTCGTTGATGTTCAGCGCCGGTTCGCCAAAAAACTGTTCCGCCCCCTGTTCCTCCAGCACCAGCAGGCGGCGTTGGATGGCCCCCACGCTGGCCCGGCTGATGTTGCCGTACTGGCTGCTCAGGCTGCGGGCGTTCTCGCTCAGCCAGTTGAGCATGCTGCGCAGGTCCTTGAGGTCCAGCAGCAACATGCCGTGGTCATCGGCCAGGGCAAAGGCGCTGTAGAGCACCCCGGTCTGGGTGTCGTTCAGCTCCAGCAGGCTGGACAGCAGCAGCGGGCCCATGTCGGAGATGGTGGTGCGCACCGGGTGGCCGAGACGGCGGAACAGGTCCCAGAACAGCACCGGACTGGGCTGGTTGCGATAGTCCGCGATGCCGATCCGATCCAGCCGCTGCTGGATGCGCTCGTTCATGCCGCCGGCGCTGGCCAGGCCGGACAGGTCGCCCTTCACGTCGGCCATGAACACGGGTACGCCGATGCGCGAGAAGCCCTCTGCCAGCACCTGCAGGGTGACCGTCTTGCCGGTGCCGGTGGCCCCGGCGATCATGCCGTGACGATTGGCGGTGGCGGCCGACAGGGATACCTGTTGGCGGCCGTTACCGCCGATAAGAATCTCTTGTTTCAACCTACTATTCCTCAGTTAAGTCACCTGACTCAGCCAACAATCGGACCTGGATTGAGATGCAGGAAGTGCAGGTAGGACCAGGCCACCAACAGGGCCAGGGCTATGCCGAGCAGGCCCTGCAGTATGGTCATGCCCTCGGCCCGTTTCCAGCCGCGCACCACCCAGTAGGCCTGCAGGCCGGCAAAACCGGCGCAACCGGCGGCCACCAGGATCAGGTCCTTGTTTTCGATCTTCACCGGCAGCATGAAGATGACGAAGAACAGGAAGGCGATGGTCAGGGGTGCCAGGGACATGAACCATTTTTCCATCTCCTTGTCGTCGCGGTACTCGCCAAACATCTTCTCCAGCCGTTCGGTCAATTTCATGCCTTTTCTCCTCTGTTGTTGTGTTCTCTGAGTAGGACCTTGTTGCGCTTTTCCCGCAGCAGCTTGCGGATGCTGGCCATGAGTTCCGCCTCCTGGAAGGGCTTGCCCAGGTAGAGGTTCACCCCCAGGTCCATGGCGTGCTGGCGGTGTTTGTCGCCGGAGCGCGAGGTGATCATGATAATGGGTATGTCGCGGTATTCCTCGGCGTGGCGCAGGTGGCGGGTCAGCTCGTAGCCGTCCATGCGCGGCATCTCTATATCCAGCAGGAAGATGTCCGGCAGCGCTTCTTGCAGCAGGGCCACGGCGTCCACCCCGTCCTTGGCGGTAACCACCCGCATAGCGTGGCGGCTGAGCAGGCGGCTGGTGACCTTGCGCACGGTGATGGAGTCGTCCACCACCATGACCAGGGGCTCGTCCTTCTTCTCCGGCGCGGCGGGCACCGGCTCGTCGAAGCTGACATCGGGCAGTTCGCCGTGCTTGAGCACCTTGAACTGGCTGCCGCTGCGGCTGGACAGACGCACCAGGGTGGAGACATCCAGGATCAGCGCCACCCGGCCGTCGGCCAGGATGGTGCCGCCGGTGATCCAGCGCACCGTGGCCAGCTGCGGGCCGACGGTCTTGACCACGATCTGGCGGCTGCCGAGCATGCGGTCCACCTGGATGGCGACACGCTGCTCGCCGTGGCGTACCAGCAGCATGGGGTACCATTTGCGCTGTTCCGGGAAGAAGTCGCCGAGGGGATCGACAAAGCCGAGCATGTCCGCCAGATAGCGCACCCGGTAGATGCGTCCGGCGTATTCCACCCCTTCCTGGAGGCCGTCATAGCAGGCCTTGAGCTGCTCCCTGGGCATGCGGATGACCCCCTCGACGCTGGTGTGGGGCACGGCGAAGGTGTCCTCGCCCACGGCCACCAGCAGGGTCTCGGTAAGGGATAGGGTGGAGGGCAGGCGAATATCAAAGCGCGTGCCTTGGCCGCTCTTGGAGCGGATATCCAGCACACCGCCGAGCTGTTTGACCTCGCTCACCACCACGTCCATGCCCACCCCCCGGCCGGAGATCTGGGTCACCTGGCTGGCGGTGGAGAAGCCCGGTTCCAGCAGGAACTGGATCAGCTCGTCGTCGGACAGCTCCATCTGTTCGGTCATCAGGCCCCGGTCCAGGGCCTTTTTGCGCACCGCCTTGAGGTTCACCCCAGCGCCGTCGTCCTGCACCCGGATCAGCATGTCCTTGCCCTCGCGCAGCAGGGACATCTGGATGCGGCCGCGCTCATTCTTGCCCGCCGCCTGGCGCTGGGCCGGTTCCTCGATGCCGTGGGAGCAGGCGTTACGCAGTATGTGCTCCAGCGGGGCGACGATGCGGTCCAGGATGCTGCGGTCCACGTCACCACCGGCACCGCTGACCACCAGCTCGGCCTGCTTGCCCAGGGTCTGGGCGGTCTGACGCACCAGGCGTTGCAGCCGGGGCACCACCTGGGAGAAGGACACCATGCGCGTGCGCAGCAGGGCATCCTGCAGGTCGTTGTTGACCCGGGACTGCTGCAGCAGCAGGCTCTCACTGACCCGGTTGGCGTCGTTTATCGCCTCGTTGACGTTGACCAGGTCGTCCACCGTCTCGGCGATGCCCCGGGCGATCTGCTGCATGGTGGTGAAGCGGTCCATCTCCAGCGGGTCGAAGGCGTCGCTCATGCTGGCACCCTCTTCCCGGGCGCGCTCGTAGCGGAACTGGATCTGCGCCTCGGTCTCCAGCTCCAGGCGGCGCAGCTGACCGCGCAGGCGCAGGGCGGTCTGCTCCAGCTCCTCCAGATTGAAGCCGATCTGCCCGGACTGCTGTTCGATACGGGCGCGGAAGATACTGATCTCGCCAGAGTTATTGATCATCTGATCGAGCCGGTCGGCGCGTACCCGCACCATCTCCTGCTTGCTCAGGGTCTTGCTGCTCGGCCGGTTGTGGGCCCTTGGCGCGGCGCTCGGGCCAGGTACCGCCGTCGGTACCGGTGCCGATTTCGCCGCAGGGCCGGATGGGGCCGATGCCGGGGCCTTGGCTGGCGCGGCCCGGGTCGGCGCGGGCAGGGTCTCGCTGGCCGACCAGTCGCCCTGCTGGGCCCGCTCCAGGGCCTGCAACAGCGGCCCACTGGAGGGCAGCTTGCCGCATTCGGCGAGGGATTCGATCTGCGCCAGCAGGTGATCGGCCACGCGCCGGGTCAGGGTCAGCACCGGCTCGGTCACGCCGATATTGCCCTGGATGATGGCCATGAACAGGGACTCATAGGCATGGCTCAGATCGCCCATCTGCATCACCCCGGCCAGGCGTGCGCCCCCCTTGAGGGTATGCAGCACCCGCTTCAGCGGTTCCAGGGCGGTCTTGTCCTGGGGGTTCTGTTGCCAGGATTGCAGGGCACGGTCCATCTCCTCGCCCAGCTCCTGGGCCTCTTCCAGGAAGATGCCCAACAACTCGGCATCCTCACTGGCCACCTCCTCCAACAAAGGCTCCCTGTCCCCTGTCATCTGCCTCCCATCCTCTGTCCTCTGTCCCCTGTCCTCTGTCTTCTGACCTCTGTCCTCTGTCCTCTGATCAGGGCCTCCCTGCCCATTCAGCGCTCCCCCCTCTGGGCCACCTCCAGCGCCTCGATCAAGCGTTGGCTGGAAGGCACCTTGCCGGTGGTGGCCAGGGCATCGATCTGCGCCAGCAGGTGGTCGCCCACCTGGCGGATCAGGCCCAACAGGGGGTCGTCCACCGGCAGACGGCCCTGCTCTATGGCCATGAACAGGGATTCGTAGGCATGGCTCAGATCACCGATCTGTATCACCCCGGCCAGGCGCGAGGCCCCCTTGAGGGTGTGCAGCAGGCGCTTGAGCTGGTTCAGGGAGTCGCTGTCCTGCTGGGCCTGCCAGCCCTGCAGGGCGGCATCCATGCCCTCGCCCAGCTCCTGCGCCTCCTCCAGGAAGATCTCCAGCAGCTCGGGGTCACTGCCCTCGACATCCTCCAGCAGGTCCAGATCATTTGCCGCCGTTGCCCCTCGATCGCTCTGGGGCACGCTGGCCAGGGCATCCAGACCGGAGTCCTCGTCCAGGCGCAGGTCCGAGTCGCTCAGCTCCTGCTCCAGGCCCAGGCGCTGCTCCAGAGACTTGACCGGCTCCTCGGCGGCGTCCGGGTCCAGCTCGTCCAGGCTGTTGCCCATGGCCTCCAGGAAGGGGTCTTCCATGGGCTCATCATCGTCTTCCTCCTCGACCTGGGGCACGGCCGCCCGCGCCGCCTCGAAGAAGGGGTCTTCGCTGATGGATTCATCTTCGTCCTCGGCCCCTGGCCGTGCCTGTGTGGTCACCTCTGGCCCTGGCGCTGCGGCGGGCTCGGCTTCGGGCTCAGGCTGAGGCTGAGGCTGAGGCGTAAGTTCAGGTTCAGGCTGAGGCCCAGGTTTGGCTCGGGGCGTTGGCGGGGCCGGGAGGTCATCCGGCTCCAGGCGCGAGTCGGCAAACAGGGTGCTCATGCCCTGGGTGGCCTCGGCCTCCAGGCGCACCAGCTTGGCCTGCACGTCGTCCAGGTGGCCATGCCAGTCGGGCAGCTGGGCACCCTGGGCATTGATCACATCGAGGATGGCGCGCACCATTTCGGCCGTGGTCACCAGCAGGTCGGCCTCCTCCTCGCGCACCGGGATGGCGTAGCCCTGCATGATCTCGAAATAGCGCTCGCTGGCCTTGGCGATGCGGGCGATGGGGCCGCATTCGGCCATGTGGGCGCTGCCCGCCAGGGTGTGCAGGGCGCGCAGCAATTCGTTGCTGACCGCGCAGCCCGCCTCTACGTCACAGGCCTGCAGGAAGGCCTCGATGCAGTCGATGTGCTCCCGCGCCTCGGCCTCGAATATCTCCTTCAGCGTGGCATCCATCTGCAAGGGGGAGGGGGGGCTGTCTTCCAGCGCCTGATCCAGATCAGTCAGCAGGCTGGTGTCCAGGTTGATCTCCGGGCCGGGCCCCTCGTCCTCGTCCCGGTCCGCCCCCAGGGGTTGTTCCGGCACCTCTTCTTCCTCGGCCAGGGCCAGGGTCTCGTCCATGGCGATGGGCGCTTCCGCCTCTTCTTCTGTCGGCCGGGGCTCGGCCTCGGCCAGTGCCTGGGTCTCGTCGAACCCGGCCAGGTCCAGCCCTGCGCCCTCCAGGGCGCGCCCCTCGGCCAGGGCGAAGGCGCGTTGCATCAGCGCCTGATAGCCCGCCGGGGCCTTGCCCCGGTCGCGCTCGGCCTCGATCAGGGCGGGCAGTAGTTCCAGCACCTCGGCCATCAGGCCGGTGAGATCGGCATTGGCCTCCAGCCGACCCTCCAGCAGCTTGTTGAGCAGGTTCTCCAGCGACCAGGCGAATTCGCCAATGGCCTCCAGACCCACCAGCCGACCACTGCCCTTGAGGGTGTGGAAGGAGCGCCGCACCCGGCCGATGGATTCCTTGTCGGCGGTGTTCTCCAGCCACAGGGGCAGCACCTGCTGGATGACGTCCAGCTCTTCCTCGGCCTCTTCGAAAAAGACCTCGAGGATCTCGCTGTCCGGACCTTCGTCGTCCGCTGCCTCGGCCATGGGTTCGGGCTCCGGTTCCGGTTCGGGTTCAGGTTCGGGCACTGGCATGGCCTGGGGTTGCTCAGGCGCGGTGGCGGCTTCCGGGGCCGATTCCGGGTCGGCCTGGATCTGACGCAGCCGCTGTTCGGCCTGCTCGGCGAGCTGGGCGAAGGCGGGGTCCATGGCCTGCCCAGGGGCCAGCGCCGCCCGGTAGTGTTGCAGGGCGGTCATGAGTTCTTTCAAGGCGGCCTGTTGCTGGGCATTTGCCGGGGCCGGTTGTGTGGCTTCGGGCTCGGGCTCGGGCTCGTCCCAAGCCAGCTCGACGGCCTCTGTTGCGGCTGCCGCCTGTGGGCTGAGCGGGGCCTGTTCCTGTTCATCCGCCATGGCATCGGCCAGGGGCTCCAGGCTGATTTCTTCCTCTTCCTCTGCTGGGTCCAGCTGGGTTTCAGGTTCTGATTCGGGCTCGGGCTCGTCCCAGGCCAGCTCGATGGTCTCTGCGTCAGCCGCCGTTGGCGGGCTGAGCGGGGCCTGTTCCTGTTCATCCGCCATGGCATCGGCCAGGGGCTCCAGGCTGATTTCTTCCTCTTCCTCTGCTGGGTCCAGCTGGGTTTCAGGTTCTGATTCGGGCTCAGGCTCGTCCCAGGCCAGCTCGATGGTCTCTGCGTCAGCCGCCGTTGGCGGGCTGAGCGAAATCTCTTCTTCATCAGCCGCGTCGCTCAACGGCTCCAGGCTGATTTCTTCCTCTTCCACGGCCTGGCTCGACTGGTCCTCGGGCTCAGGCTCGGCCAGGGGGGCCAGCTCGATTTCTTCCTGCCCTTGGCCGCTCCAGGGCTCGGCTTCAGGCTCGGGCTCGGTCTCTGCGGCCAGTTCGGCATCCAGGTCGGGCAGTTCGCCCAGTTCGGGCAATTCTAGCTCGCCTTCGGTGGCATCGGCCAACTGCTGCTCCAGACCGGGTTCGGCCTGGGGCTCAGCCGCAGGTTCTGGTTCTGGCTCGGGTTGGGGCTGGGGCTGGGGCTGGGGCAAGGCATCGTAGATGGCCTGCAGGCGCTGCCGGGCACCCCGCGCAGCGGGCAGGATACGGCCCTCCAGACCCAACCCCTCGGCGATGGACTCCATGTAGAACTCCACCGCCGCGACCAGGTCGGCCAGGGCCTGGAGTTCGTCCTGCTGGGGCAGCTCGGCACCCCCCAGGCGGGCCTGGGTATAGTCCTGTACCAGCCGCACCATGGCCGCCAGTTCATCCATCTGCACTATGCTCAGGGCCCCCAGCACGCCGCTGAAGCGGGCCGGGAGATTGTCCGGCAGGCCGTTGCCGGGGCGCTCCAGGTAGAGGCCCAGGCCTTCCTTGATGTGGGACAGCTCCAGGGTGGATTCACGCAGGGTGGCGGCCATCAGGTCGTCCAGGTCCACCCCGGCGCTGTCCGGCTGGGCACCGCCCAAGTGCAGGTTGTCCAGCGCCATTTCGACCTGCACCAGGCCGCCGGCCAGGTCCATCAGCTGGTTTTCGTCCGGCCGCTGGCCAACCTCGATCCAGCCCTGGATCTGCTCCACCTGCTGCTTGAGCAGTTGACTCAGGCCGCCCTGGCCGAGCATGCCTATGGTGTCGGCGAGGCGGTTGATCTGCCCCTGGATGCCATTCAGGTCGGTATCCTCGGCCCCCTTGCCGTAGCGGTTGAAGGCGTCCTTGATGGCCTGCAGGTCGTCCTTCACCGCAGCGCTGATGGATTCGATCAGTTCCTGGTTGAGGCCGCCGACGCTGCCGCCCTCATCGGCCTGGCCCAGTGGTTCCAGGCCGAAGCGCTCGCGCACCTGCAGCACCCTGGGGTCCTGGCTGCGGGATTGCACCACATAGTAGAGCAGGGTCTTGAACAGCTCGGGCTCGGGGTCGTCGATGAAGGCCTGCTCGCCGCCGGCGATGATCTGCTTGATCTCGCGGTCGATCTTGGCCAGCAGCTTTTTCAGCGCGGCGCCGCCCTCCAGCTCATCGTTGGCCAGGGAGACGCAGACCGCGCCCAGGGCCTGGAAGAAGTATTTGACCTGATCGGTGCCGGCGTATTGGACGAAGCGGTCCACCACCCCCAGCACCAGTTTGATGCCGTCCTTGCTGGCGGGGTTGCGAATCCAGTGCAGCAGGCCCTTGATGTAGCTGTCGCGCAGCTTGGCCGCGATCTTGGGCATGTTGGGGTTGGTCTGGCCGCCGCTGACGTAGTGTTCGGCCAGGCGCTGTTCCACCTCCTGGCCGAACAGGGCCAGGCCGTTGACCAGGGGTTCATCGCGGCACACGCGCAGGTCGTTGACCAGATCGAGCAGGGCCATGGGCGAGTCGGCACCGCCCTGCTGGATGCGATCGAGCCGGTCCGGCAGGCGCACCAGGGCGGTCATCAGTACCTCGGTGGCCTCGTTGACCTTGGTCACGCGGCCCTGCAGCAGGGCCAGGGCCAGCTGTTCCATCTCCTCGGCGAGCAGGGCCACGCCGTACAGCTCGATCATCTTCAGGCTGCCCTGCACCTGGGCCAGGCTGTCGCAGGCGCGCTGCATGGGCTCGGGCTGGTCGGGCTGGGCGGCGAACTCCTCCAGACCGGCCTGGGCCGTCTTGATCAGCTCATCCAGGCTGTCGCGGACCCATCCGAGGCTGCTTTGATTGCCGAGGTTGCGTTGATCGATGTTGTTCATCACTAGGTTCCCCTAAGGTAGGCGGAAGCCGGAGACCGACTGCTGCAGTTCCTGGGCCACATCCACCAGGCCGCCGACGGTGACGGCGGTCTTGCCGGTGCCCTCGGCGCTCTGTTCGGAGATGGTGCGCACCGCGCTCATGCCGTTATTGATTTCGCCCGCCAGGGAGGACTGGATCTGGGCGATCTTGGAGATCTGGTCGGTGCTCTTGGCGAGGAAGTTGGAGACGTTTTCGATCTCGCCCAGGGATTCACCGGCGGCCTCGGCCAGGCTGGCCACCCGCACCACGCCGGAGGTGCTGCTCTCCATCGAGGTGACCGCCTCGCTGGTGTCCGCCTGGATGGTCTTGACCAGGGCCTCGATCTGTTTGGTGGCGTGACCGGAACGCTCGGCCAGGCGCTGCACCTCGTCGGCCACCACGGCGAAGCCACGTCCCGCCTCACCGGCCATGGCCGCCTGCATGGCGGCATTGAGCGCCAGGATGTTGGTCTGGTCGGCGATGTCGTCGATCAGCTCGACGATGTCGCCGATCTCCTGCGAGCTCTCACCCAGGCGCTTGATGCGCTTGGCGGTCTCCTGGATCTGTTCGCGGATCTGGTCCATGCCGTGGATGGTGTTGCGCACCGATTCGCTGCCCTTCATCGATGCATCCACCGCCTTGCGTGCCACCTCGGCGGACTGGGCGGCCTCTTTGGACATGCCATCGGCGGAGGTGGCCATCTGTTCGATGGAGCTGGAGATGTCGGTGATCTGCTCGGCCTGCTGCTTGCTGGCATCGGCCAGCTTCATGGCGTCATCGCGGCTCTCCAGGGCCGAGGTGGAGACCCGGTGCACGGCGCTGTTGATGCCGGTGACCAGGCTGCGCAGGGCCTCGACGGCGTAGTTGACCGAGTCGGCGATGGCCCCGGTGATGTCCTCGGTGACCGTGGCCTCAACGGTCAGGTCACCGTCGGCCAGGTCGCCCATTTCGTCCAGCAGACGCAGGATGGCGCGCTGGTTGCGGTCGTTGACCTCGCTGCTGATGCGCTCCCGTTGGCGGGCATCGCGGATGATGAGCAGCCCGGTGAGGAGCAGGAAGACCACCGCCATGGCCCCCAGCAGGGTGACCAGGGTGGGGCTTAGGGTTACTCCGGCGATGGCCATGCGGCCGTGCTTCTGCCCCAGTTCGCGGATCAGCCGGTTGGCCGCGTCGCTGAGCTGGTCGGCCAGCTGGCCTATCTGGCGGATGCCATCCATGTCCTGCTGTAGTTCCGGGGCCTTCTGCGCGATCGGGGTTACCTTGTCGCGGATCGGCTCGAAGGCCTTGTCGATACGTTCCAGATTGGCCTGCACATCGCGCTCGCGAATACGCGGGATGCGGCGCTCGGCATCGCCCTGGCGCAGGCCCCTGAGCACCTGATCAAAGCGCCGGGCATCGCGGGCAAAGCGGGCGGCGGCATCCTTGCCCGCCTCGCCACCGAGCAGGATCTGCTGTACCCCGGTGCGCATGCGCTCCAGCAACAACAGCAGCTGACCGGTGGCGGTGAGGGCACCGTCCTCGGCCTCGGCCTGTTCCAGCAGGTTCAGGGCCTGTTCCAGGGGGGCCTGCAGCTGGGGGGTGATGGCCTCGATCTCGATGGCGAACTGATACAGCCCGAGCAGGGTGTCCTGTTTCTCCAGCACGCTGTTGGCGGCCTTCTGCAGGGACTGCCAGGCCTGCTCCAGCTGCTCCAGGGCGGCCGCCAGCTCCTGGGGCAGGGGCGGCAGCTGGCCGTCACCCTGCTGCAACAGGCGCAGGGAGGCGGCCAGCTGATCACGCGAGCCTTGCAGGGCGGCAAAGGCCTGGGCGTCGCCGCGCAGGGCGGTCATCGCCTCCTTGGCGATGCGCTGGGCGAGCAGGGCCTGCTGCCCGGCCGCGGTCAGGTATTGCTCGTCCTGGGCGTCCTTTACATCCAGATAACGGTTGGCGGCCAGGGCCGCCAGCAGCAACAGCACCACCATGGCGGCGGGCAGAATGACCAGACCATTGGCGGAGGTGCCGTCACGCCTTCCCTTGGATGACCAGAGCTTCATAGGTGTTTCCCCCTTGGATACCGCCTGGGCGGTGTGTCATTTTCAGCCTTCAGCTTTCAGCTTTCAGCGGTCGGCCTTCAGTTGTAGCCCGGATGGAGTGCAACGGAATCCGGGGTGCCCCACGCCGACCTGGGCCAGGCGTAAGGCCGATCTATGCCCGTCAGGCCTAACGGGCCGC
This is a stretch of genomic DNA from gamma proteobacterium SS-5. It encodes these proteins:
- a CDS encoding type IV pili methyl-accepting chemotaxis transducer N-terminal domain-containing protein → MVVLLLLAALAANRYLDVKDAQDEQYLTAAGQQALLAQRIAKEAMTALRGDAQAFAALQGSRDQLAASLRLLQQGDGQLPPLPQELAAALEQLEQAWQSLQKAANSVLEKQDTLLGLYQFAIEIEAITPQLQAPLEQALNLLEQAEAEDGALTATGQLLLLLERMRTGVQQILLGGEAGKDAAARFARDARRFDQVLRGLRQGDAERRIPRIRERDVQANLERIDKAFEPIRDKVTPIAQKAPELQQDMDGIRQIGQLADQLSDAANRLIRELGQKHGRMAIAGVTLSPTLVTLLGAMAVVFLLLTGLLIIRDARQRERISSEVNDRNQRAILRLLDEMGDLADGDLTVEATVTEDITGAIADSVNYAVEALRSLVTGINSAVHRVSTSALESRDDAMKLADASKQQAEQITDISSSIEQMATSADGMSKEAAQSAEVARKAVDASMKGSESVRNTIHGMDQIREQIQETAKRIKRLGESSQEIGDIVELIDDIADQTNILALNAAMQAAMAGEAGRGFAVVADEVQRLAERSGHATKQIEALVKTIQADTSEAVTSMESSTSGVVRVASLAEAAGESLGEIENVSNFLAKSTDQISKIAQIQSSLAGEINNGMSAVRTISEQSAEGTGKTAVTVGGLVDVAQELQQSVSGFRLP
- a CDS encoding Hpt domain-containing protein; this encodes MNNIDQRNLGNQSSLGWVRDSLDELIKTAQAGLEEFAAQPDQPEPMQRACDSLAQVQGSLKMIELYGVALLAEEMEQLALALLQGRVTKVNEATEVLMTALVRLPDRLDRIQQGGADSPMALLDLVNDLRVCRDEPLVNGLALFGQEVEQRLAEHYVSGGQTNPNMPKIAAKLRDSYIKGLLHWIRNPASKDGIKLVLGVVDRFVQYAGTDQVKYFFQALGAVCVSLANDELEGGAALKKLLAKIDREIKQIIAGGEQAFIDDPEPELFKTLLYYVVQSRSQDPRVLQVRERFGLEPLGQADEGGSVGGLNQELIESISAAVKDDLQAIKDAFNRYGKGAEDTDLNGIQGQINRLADTIGMLGQGGLSQLLKQQVEQIQGWIEVGQRPDENQLMDLAGGLVQVEMALDNLHLGGAQPDSAGVDLDDLMAATLRESTLELSHIKEGLGLYLERPGNGLPDNLPARFSGVLGALSIVQMDELAAMVRLVQDYTQARLGGAELPQQDELQALADLVAAVEFYMESIAEGLGLEGRILPAARGARQRLQAIYDALPQPQPQPQPEPEPEPAAEPQAEPGLEQQLADATEGELELPELGELPDLDAELAAETEPEPEAEPWSGQGQEEIELAPLAEPEPEDQSSQAVEEEEISLEPLSDAADEEEISLSPPTAADAETIELAWDEPEPESEPETQLDPAEEEEEISLEPLADAMADEQEQAPLSPPTAADAETIELAWDEPEPESEPETQLDPAEEEEEISLEPLADAMADEQEQAPLSPQAAAATEAVELAWDEPEPEPEATQPAPANAQQQAALKELMTALQHYRAALAPGQAMDPAFAQLAEQAEQRLRQIQADPESAPEAATAPEQPQAMPVPEPEPEPEPEPEPMAEAADDEGPDSEILEVFFEEAEEELDVIQQVLPLWLENTADKESIGRVRRSFHTLKGSGRLVGLEAIGEFAWSLENLLNKLLEGRLEANADLTGLMAEVLELLPALIEAERDRGKAPAGYQALMQRAFALAEGRALEGAGLDLAGFDETQALAEAEPRPTEEEAEAPIAMDETLALAEEEEVPEQPLGADRDEDEGPGPEINLDTSLLTDLDQALEDSPPSPLQMDATLKEIFEAEAREHIDCIEAFLQACDVEAGCAVSNELLRALHTLAGSAHMAECGPIARIAKASERYFEIMQGYAIPVREEEADLLVTTAEMVRAILDVINAQGAQLPDWHGHLDDVQAKLVRLEAEATQGMSTLFADSRLEPDDLPAPPTPRAKPGPQPEPELTPQPQPQPEPEAEPAAAPGPEVTTQARPGAEDEDESISEDPFFEAARAAVPQVEEEDDDEPMEDPFLEAMGNSLDELDPDAAEEPVKSLEQRLGLEQELSDSDLRLDEDSGLDALASVPQSDRGATAANDLDLLEDVEGSDPELLEIFLEEAQELGEGMDAALQGWQAQQDSDSLNQLKRLLHTLKGASRLAGVIQIGDLSHAYESLFMAIEQGRLPVDDPLLGLIRQVGDHLLAQIDALATTGKVPSSQRLIEALEVAQRGER